In a genomic window of Amycolatopsis japonica:
- a CDS encoding NACHT domain-containing protein encodes MLKVGGALASRAVRAWLSSRTNEDRREMGLAELVAYRYPVLRHQREFRRKIEEIEEQVADRLQPLCENEFPGLPENEREAATLAVADALERAELTDAMIFRVDLNPIGLAREIREHAPQTVRNGDLSEPASNLFDLLLDQVCYYLAHLIRDLPEFDARASVEMLSRLSGIAGQLGELLERLPVTELTTSSSEDQDDEFRDGYFELVSNLYDRLEILGITTNYYEPTMTLTVAYLSLTASTASKSHEFKQAKDKAEAPVGLGTGERELDVVRVADALGGKRLVLLQGDAGAGKSTLLQWIAITAVRRRFVGRLSDWNGRVPFLVRLRDFSENRLPNGDEFLLHANAPQWGPVPEGWVDRVAASGQALFLIDGVDELPEHERAKVREWLRGLCVRFPECLIVVTSRPSERTERWLVADKFHPVTLEPMNPQDVRIFIERWHNALLDSTAGRDIALPCPREDVPVHQRSLLLHLDSRPHLRALARNPLLCAMICALNLDRRANLPRDRMTLYEAALDMLLERRDADKKVRVDGDTQLSAVEKRAMLRALAWWLNENGRAEMSREEAIHQLRLKIGTMPGVTQAPEEVLRHLLERSGLIRQPVIGRIDFVHRTFQEFLAAKEVVERDSIDLLINNASSDLWRETVLMACSHATAVQRDRLLNGIVNRAYDFYREEDGQSRHRLMLLAASCLESALELSAETIERVEACLHELLPPTSSDEVSALATVGRPLFRVLPSDLSDLSDVQAVFLVRTVALSNDIDVLRVLAQYARDRRWEVQEEIVACARYFDLGDYCDRVLRDAPLFDNRMEIRSMDWVGHLYKLRKLESVEIKIYPEKVDDLRSFRRIRALHGLLAHVVGACDVTPLWEHRNHLRYLNLTCDQSFVELETLSDFRSLRELALAPASGLSDLSFLGVELSGLTRLELSGVERTADLSAIGSLVELRRLGLKNCRADLDLSRLEELSKLERIDLRGAPPELNLGPLADRRLRVLLDRDHQCAGLDLLGSQVELQFF; translated from the coding sequence TTGCTGAAGGTCGGCGGTGCGTTGGCGAGTCGAGCGGTGCGCGCATGGCTGTCGAGCCGGACTAACGAGGATCGCCGGGAGATGGGCCTGGCAGAGCTCGTCGCGTATAGGTACCCCGTCCTACGGCACCAGCGGGAGTTCCGGCGGAAGATCGAGGAGATCGAAGAGCAGGTAGCCGATCGGCTGCAACCTCTGTGCGAGAACGAGTTCCCCGGTTTGCCGGAAAACGAGCGCGAGGCCGCGACCTTGGCGGTCGCCGACGCGCTCGAGCGAGCCGAACTGACCGACGCGATGATCTTCAGGGTGGATCTGAACCCGATCGGTCTGGCACGCGAGATCAGGGAGCACGCGCCACAGACGGTCCGGAACGGCGATCTGTCGGAGCCGGCGTCCAATCTCTTCGATCTGCTCCTCGACCAGGTCTGCTACTACCTGGCCCATCTGATCCGGGACCTGCCCGAGTTCGACGCGAGGGCATCCGTCGAGATGCTGTCCAGGCTGAGCGGTATCGCCGGCCAGCTCGGTGAGCTGCTCGAGCGGCTTCCGGTGACCGAACTGACCACGTCGAGCAGCGAAGACCAGGACGACGAGTTCCGGGACGGCTACTTCGAGCTGGTCAGTAATCTGTACGACCGGTTGGAAATCCTCGGTATCACGACGAACTACTACGAGCCGACCATGACCCTTACGGTCGCGTACCTCAGTCTCACGGCGTCCACGGCTTCCAAAAGTCACGAATTCAAGCAGGCGAAGGACAAGGCGGAAGCCCCGGTCGGACTCGGTACCGGAGAGCGGGAGCTGGACGTCGTCCGGGTGGCCGATGCCCTCGGTGGCAAACGCCTCGTGCTCCTGCAAGGGGACGCCGGTGCGGGGAAGAGCACGCTGCTGCAATGGATCGCCATCACGGCCGTGCGGCGCAGGTTCGTCGGCAGGCTCTCGGACTGGAACGGAAGGGTCCCCTTCCTGGTGCGGCTGCGCGACTTCTCCGAGAATCGCTTGCCGAACGGTGACGAGTTCCTCCTGCATGCCAACGCTCCGCAGTGGGGGCCCGTGCCGGAGGGCTGGGTCGACAGGGTCGCTGCGAGCGGGCAGGCGCTGTTCCTGATCGACGGCGTCGATGAACTGCCGGAGCACGAACGAGCGAAGGTGCGGGAATGGTTACGCGGGCTTTGCGTGCGCTTCCCGGAATGCCTGATCGTCGTCACGTCACGGCCTTCGGAGCGAACCGAGCGATGGCTCGTGGCCGACAAGTTCCACCCGGTGACACTGGAGCCGATGAATCCGCAGGACGTCCGCATCTTCATTGAGCGCTGGCACAACGCTCTGCTGGATTCGACGGCTGGCCGGGACATCGCACTTCCGTGTCCGAGGGAAGATGTTCCGGTGCATCAGCGGAGTCTGTTGCTGCACCTGGATTCAAGGCCACATCTTCGCGCGTTGGCGCGCAACCCGCTTTTGTGCGCGATGATCTGCGCGCTGAATCTGGACCGCCGGGCCAATCTGCCACGCGATCGCATGACCCTCTATGAAGCTGCGCTCGACATGCTGCTCGAACGTCGTGACGCGGACAAGAAGGTGCGGGTCGACGGCGACACCCAGTTGAGCGCGGTCGAAAAGCGGGCCATGCTCAGAGCCCTGGCCTGGTGGCTCAACGAGAACGGCCGCGCGGAGATGTCTCGCGAAGAGGCTATTCATCAGCTGAGGCTCAAGATCGGTACGATGCCCGGAGTCACCCAGGCCCCAGAAGAAGTACTTCGACATCTCCTCGAACGCAGTGGCCTGATCCGGCAGCCGGTCATCGGCCGGATCGATTTCGTGCACCGGACCTTCCAGGAGTTCCTCGCGGCCAAGGAGGTCGTCGAACGGGACAGCATCGATCTACTGATCAACAACGCGAGTTCGGACCTGTGGCGTGAGACAGTGCTCATGGCCTGCTCCCACGCGACCGCCGTCCAGCGTGATCGGCTGCTCAACGGAATCGTCAACAGGGCCTACGACTTCTATCGTGAGGAGGACGGCCAGTCCAGGCACCGGCTCATGCTTCTCGCCGCGTCGTGCCTGGAAAGCGCCTTGGAACTGTCGGCCGAGACCATCGAACGAGTGGAGGCGTGCCTGCATGAGCTGTTGCCTCCGACGAGCTCGGACGAAGTGAGCGCGCTGGCCACCGTGGGAAGGCCGCTGTTTCGTGTCCTGCCCTCGGATCTCAGTGACCTGTCCGACGTGCAGGCGGTGTTCTTGGTGCGCACGGTCGCGCTTTCGAACGATATCGACGTGCTGAGGGTGCTCGCCCAGTATGCGCGAGATCGGCGCTGGGAAGTCCAGGAGGAGATCGTCGCCTGCGCTCGCTACTTCGACCTCGGCGACTATTGTGATCGCGTACTCAGGGATGCTCCGCTGTTCGACAACAGGATGGAGATCCGGAGCATGGACTGGGTCGGCCATCTCTACAAGCTGCGCAAGCTGGAAAGTGTCGAGATCAAGATCTACCCGGAGAAGGTCGATGATCTGCGCTCTTTTCGCCGGATCCGGGCGTTGCACGGGCTGCTGGCGCATGTCGTCGGCGCTTGCGACGTCACACCGCTGTGGGAGCATCGGAACCACTTGCGCTACCTGAACCTCACTTGTGATCAGTCCTTTGTGGAGCTGGAGACTCTGTCCGATTTTCGCTCCCTGCGGGAACTGGCGTTGGCGCCGGCCTCGGGCCTGAGCGACTTGTCGTTTCTCGGCGTCGAGCTCAGTGGGTTGACCAGACTGGAACTTTCCGGCGTCGAGCGCACTGCCGACCTCTCGGCGATCGGAAGTCTTGTCGAACTGCGACGGCTCGGCCTCAAGAACTGCCGTGCGGACCTCGATCTCTCCAGGCTCGAGGAGCTGTCGAAGCTGGAGAGAATCGACCTGCGAGGTGCACCGCCGGAGTTGAATCTGGGGCCCCTCGCCGATCGGCGTCTCCGTGTCCTGCTGGATCGCGATCATCAGTGCGCCGGGCTGGACTTGTTGGGTTCGCAAGTGGAGCTGCAGTTCTTCTAA
- a CDS encoding carboxymuconolactone decarboxylase family protein translates to MNARLDYFANPVGGKFMRPLISAGKGLADSPLSLTIQELVRMRASQINGCAVCLDIHTKEAAAAGETDVRINLVAVWREATVFSEAERAALEVTEQACRMADGGGVTDEAWANAAKHFDEDQLAALVGVISLINAFNRVNAIVQNPGGDYRVGQFA, encoded by the coding sequence ATGAACGCGCGGCTCGACTACTTCGCCAACCCGGTCGGCGGAAAGTTCATGAGGCCCCTGATCTCGGCAGGAAAGGGGCTGGCCGACTCGCCGCTGTCGCTCACGATCCAGGAGCTGGTCCGGATGCGCGCGAGCCAGATCAACGGCTGCGCGGTGTGCCTGGACATCCACACCAAGGAAGCCGCCGCCGCGGGCGAAACGGACGTGCGGATCAACCTGGTCGCCGTCTGGCGTGAGGCGACGGTTTTCAGCGAGGCCGAACGTGCCGCGCTGGAGGTGACCGAGCAGGCCTGCCGCATGGCCGACGGCGGCGGGGTCACCGATGAGGCGTGGGCGAACGCCGCCAAGCATTTCGACGAGGACCAGCTCGCCGCTCTGGTGGGAGTGATCTCGCTGATCAACGCCTTCAACCGGGTGAACGCCATCGTCCAGAACCCCGGCGGCGACTACCGGGTGGGGCAGTTCGCATGA